DNA from Alnus glutinosa chromosome 2, dhAlnGlut1.1, whole genome shotgun sequence:
TTATTATACGGCCAGGATCATATGTTGCCTTATCTGATGCAGTATCACAATGACGTGTTGGCCTGACCATTGCAGAATCATTGACTTGCTGGTTAATTAATTTGGGCGATATTTCAGGATCAACATTGATTGAATTACCATCCTCGATCAACAACAAGCTAGCAGCCGGTATTCATTCGAATCCAGCCGTCCAATTCTCTAGCTGTTTTTAATTTCAGCTGTTAGTTTGATTTACAGCTTTGAAATAGTGCAAATTGCAAACTCGCAGGATTTGTGTAGTAAATCCATGCGGGTGGACTCCAATTCATGTAACGATGACAACCCAGACAGGGATTGGCTCCTCCAACCGGACTGCTTCTGCCAAGTGCCAAGAGCAGCCTATGAGAATGTTTGATAACCTCCGCAACAATCTAATGCctgtttggtaaagattgtttgggttgtttggcaagtgacagATAATTCTcccactttatttttatttttttcaaaagcaatCAACtccaaaacattctaattttatatcacatcaataattttttttattactattcaaataaaaaaaattcgctacaatacaaaacttttttcatttttccatacaattttttttttttttttaatcacttcttactactacgcccaaaaaaattatactcAAAAATTCTTTCCCTTATGTCAGACGCACGATTCTGATCTGTTCGgtcacttgccaaacatactggttgagttgatttttttatttttagtaataataaaaagtgaatgatgtgatataaagcaacgaaagaatttgtatggaaaagtgaaaaaattgtactgtagtgaatttttttatttgaatagtaataaaaaaaaaatattgatatgatataaaaaatgaaaaaattagaatattttgaagttgattgtttttgggaaaagtaaaaataaatgagaGAAATGGTGTGTTGCTTACCAAACACCTGTCTTACTTTCAGTTCTTTCAAAAAAAGTCAACTTTAAaatatcctaattttttttttcactttttatattacatcaatcatattttattatttttcaaataatttttttttttaaaaaaagaaatgtttggttGTACACCTCGGTACTCTTGTTGTCCACATAGGATGAGTTGGACAACAAGAGTATAAGGGTGTACAACCtagcatttttcaataaaaaaagccactataaaacaaaatttttcatttttccatataaattatttttactttatatcacatcaatcatttcttactattactcaaaaaagaaaaaaaaaatagcagaacAATCTTTAACAAACACTTCTTGAGCTCTCACTTCCGTATTCAAGAACAAGTACAATGGGTGAACAGTTGTGATTTGGCCCGTCTAGGTGAACAAGTATAACACTTAATAATGCCTTGAGAATGCTACAATGCAACCTAATGCATTAGGTTGCATTGTAGCATTCATAAGGTATAGGAAAAATAGTGTATCTAATGTGGGTAATTTTATGTGActttcttgatatttttcttaaatttagggaaTAAAACCCATTATAAGATGTctgttgtgaatgctcttacaCTGCAACTCATTTACACATTGACCCACATATAAACTATCACATGTCACATTTAATCTTATTGGGCTACCATattcttgccaaaaaaaaaaaaaaaaaagtgtcattAGTCAAAATAGTTGAAATGacatcaaataacaaaaataccctagTCGTTGACCACCCCtatgtttttttagtttaagtttaagcttaaactttttttctttttaaaatgtttgtattttttgtattttttatttgaggttATTTTCGTCATTTTACGTATAAAAATGCATATTCCATCTGATTTAACAATCTTGACTAgcaaatggttttttttttttttttttttttttttttttttttttttttttacatataatGTGTAAATAAGTGGTAGTTtaggaggaaaaaagaaaaaaaagaaacttcgaagaagaagaagaagaagtagttAATCCTTTTCTTAAAGGGATAAATGCATTTCGGTCCATGTTATTTGGTGTTTTGACAAATACCTCTTTGAGtattaaaaaatgatgaatcacctcttatggtaaaaaaataaaataaaaatagtcaatgctgttaaaaaaattaaccgaATCTGGTAATGCGACACATCACACTAATTATAGTgtaacatgtgtcatttaaaataacaaaaaaaaaattaaaaacaaaatatgaaatatatttaaaaaaaaaatcaaaaactaaaataaaaggaaaaacacaGGTAGTGTAATTGACAGAGCCATGGCTGGAATAATATTGATGAGTTGGTGAAGCTTTTACAAGATAACAAATCCGACGGAACACGATTAATTAGATGGGGGGATTATCATTCAGCTTTAATTAGATGCCCTAAAGCCTAAAGGGATGTCCTTGGGATGCTAGTTTGCAAGGGCATCTTGCATCATCATATCACaagatgagtaatgttatacatcaTTCTCTTGtccctcaaaattgatgtggctcttaaaatcaccattgaatttttgatatatcacttttggattttgatccaatggtgattttaagaaccacatcaattttgggggacaaaatgaaaacaatgagatgatgtgtagcattactctattgcATCTATAATAACAAGAACAAATTCTCACAAATGAATCTGACAACCCTTCAAAAGTTACTGAACAATAATGCTGACATGAACAAGAACAAATTCTCTCCATCAAAATTACTAATGGAgttactcacaaaaaaaaaaaaaataaaaaaaaataaaaataaaaataaaaatttactaaTAGAGTTTCTTCCTCGCCAACCAATCACAATGACAAAGTTAAACACGTCACATCGACAACCCCaaccacaaaaacaaacaaaaatgaagTGGGTGCACTTGTTGGAGGATCTAAAGGGGATGGACCTTGGAGACCCCATTTTGTGATGTGATGCCTCATGCCTCCACCCGCCTCCTCTGCAACCCCtgattccccccccccccccctctttttttaATGGCCAAATacatataaattaatattttcacacagctagtgagttttttttttgttttttttattaagccAAATTGGGAAAAGGTTATTTTGGCAGTTCTTCACTCTCTTAGTCCAAATGGAATAAGAAAAATGGGTGACTAAGGGAGAATTCTTTTAAACATAAGGTTGGAAGCGGCTCATCGAGCTAAACACTGTACACAAAAATTTGCATGTCTAGAGACGCATCCACTTTATTATGTTGTTGTGTAACTTTGCGATTGGTTTATGAAAATTTCGCCGATAATTTGGACCGAAATGCAAATGGTGGCATTgatttttaaagtaatttttttttataaaaaaaaaaaaatggattctaGAAGTGATTAAAACCAAAAATGGATTCTAGAAGTGATTAAAACCTAaagagtgatatatatatatatatatatatatatatatatatatatatatatatatatatgaaaaaatatacCTGTTTATTTCcatcataaaacaaaaattactagTCTTAACTCATTTTTTTGGGGATAAGGATATCCtacaatttaaaaagaaaagaaaaaatagattcTAAAATTACGTGAATTTAGGTCATTATTTCCATTGAACGGCTTCAAAAATATTACCTAGTAAAAATGTAACATGTTAccaatgaaaattaaatattctttcatcATGTTTTTGGGCtttatattgtaaaaaaaaattgagccaAAAGCTATTTTATTGTTCTCTAAAAAGAagtctcttcaaaagtgaaaaataaactttttaagAGGAAAATTCTTTTTGACTGTTTCGGTAACATACCACCTTTCAAAAGATAACATTTTCTAAGCCATTCCatgcacaaaaaataaaaattaaaaaatgagcCATGAATTCTATAATTTTAcgatctttaattttttttttttttgtaataatctataatttatttgaagTGGTGGGtatcctacttttttttttgttctacccctcaactttttctctttttatttcctttttagtTAGTCCACCTTTTCATCGATGCTTTAGACAACTCTTGAAAAAGTCGACTCCAAAGCTTTAGTGGGGGTTACAGACTTACAGCAGGATATTGCCTAAGGTTACTGGTTACATATAATGCAATATACTGCTGCAATTCTTTTGATCTCAAATAGattataaaaaatgttttttttaatcctcTAAAATATTGTTTGCACTCTCTTGCTTTCGCTTAGGGGTGTACGGGGCAATTAGCGGTTATTGTCTCCAATCAATCACTAACTGTAAGCAACTTAACGgttataaaattttcataatcGCCACCACTCCGCCTTAAGTAGTTAGTAGTTTTAAAATAAGCGCTAATCCCGATTAGCGATTATTGAAACTCATAaccgtttttaaaaatttggccTTTTGGGTGTATTTTAATGTTTTGGGCCTTCCTTGACCTTTCTAGGACTTCATTATTTTATATGGATTAGggcatttttaaataattaaaatgcttcaaaatgaaataaagctaaataatattattgttaatttctttttagaaataaagattaatttcattaaactcAAGACGAAAATCATATATCAAGCGTACGTACCAAAACAATgttgtttttcatattattattattttttattgatataaGGGTAGGCGGTTAGGTGTTAGCACTTATTAACCTTCTCCGTTTACTCTAAAAACcgtcaacaaatttttttcaactacCTATAAAAGCGATTATACAGTTTTTAACAATTagtgattattaaatgattaataactgtaaaagttcatgggccttacttactctcaaaagacgcattgagagaggaggggtgtccatAACTTATAAAGTTTACAAGACAAACATCTCTTAACaatgtgagacactttaaccATAACCACCCACTTGTAGACCTACTTTGGCTAGCTTACACAGGCCTTATCACAAGAGAGAATCGAATGAAGAGTATACAAACATCATTTTGGGTTTTAAAAGAGAAACTcataaattatttgaattaattTAATCCAGAACTTTTTGGCCACTTCTTGTTTTAAAACTAGGGGACGCTTCGTAAAAGGCATGTTACACAATTcactattaaattattaattgattatagGGTATTTGCTTTTGACAGATAAGAatacaaccttttttttttttttctttcttttttttcctaaaaaaaaacaaacctgtTACATGATAGCTAGTgcctttttaaaatcaactattgaaAGGAACAATCGAATCGATCTAAATACAAAATGTAAaacaatcatttttcataaaataaaattaaataaaaaaaaaaagaaaaaaaaaaagaaaaagaaaagaagaagagcatcAACTTTTGAAACTCCTgacatcactacaaaaaaaaaaaagtaaattctgtacggttttaaaccgtttagaaatgcagaaaaaccatctagaatcaattccagacggttttaaaccgtctatgATATAAAGTCGCTAAatgaatttctggacggtttggacaaaaccgtccggaattccagacggtttgaccCAAACCATCCAAAAGcagttccagacggtttgggcaaaaccgtttagacttcattttttttataaaaaaaaaaaaaattcctgttttgatttatttccttttgttttatatatttatatcgtTAATTAATATCCATTATTTCTCtcgttggtttttttttttttcatcgccAGCATGCTCTGGTTTTTTTCAACTTCCTCTACTGCCTTCTCCGGCATGCTCTGGTTTTTTTTCATCGCCACACATGTGGTTTTTATACGACATATGCCAAAGCACTTCGGCTTGACAAATTTTTTCTCAATCGTTCGTATCCAGCCCTTCGTAGTTCGTACTGGAGTGTCGAGACCAACTACAAATCCCTTCAAGTTCAACATTACGACCCAAAATCTGAAAATCCTAATTTTGACCATTTCGCCATGGTCCCGGAGATAGCGAAGACCCAGGAAGAGCGGAGGCGTGTGGAGCAGCAACTGGCTTCCTTGACCTTCGTCACCTTCGACACCGACCTATACGGCGGCAACGACCGCGACGCCTACGTCACGTCCATCCCCGTCAACGAGGATGACGAGAACATCGATACCATGGACAACGAGGTCGCCGGTGATTTCGAAGAGCACTGCTCCACTGCGATGCAGAGAGTCACCAAGACCGTAGACGCGTATTTGGGCGAGATCGCCACCTAGTGAGAAGGatcagagagacgagagagagagaagagagatttggggagaagagagttttttggggagaagagagttttgggggaagaagaagactgagagatcagagagagctagagagagagagagatcgatggTTCTGATTTTGGTTGGGAAATAAATTTGACAGACGTGGTGAAATAAGAGGTATCATGCGAATTGATGACATGgcgtgggaaaaaaaaattccagacggtttggtaaaaactatctataaaattccagacagttttaactaaaccgtttggaaataaaatttatcgacggttttaaaaaaaaccgcCCATAAATTTATAGaaggtttttataaaaccgtctggaattttatagATGGTTTAATCAAATCGtccataataaaattttttcaaatggtttcaaaaaaaccgtctgcaaattttattttctagacggttttagaaaccgtcttgaaaaaaaccgtccataaatgtctttttttttttgtagtgcatgaACTTTATTATTAGAGATGTGTTATTAATTTATACACACACTCGTATTGTGTGTATATCTCATGCATGTGAGATAGATCAATCTCATATGCATGAGTCTTACacaaagtgtgtacaaatatcattagtCTTACTATTAATAAAACCTTGTACATTGAGACGACAAAGCCCAATACGGACCTGCAATGCAATCGAAGCAATTCCAAACCATTCGGTTGTGAGAAGAATATGTATGGACCATGTTTTGTAAACAATTCCTACTAATTGTTTTTaagttgtttaaaaaaataatttcactttttatatcacatcaattactttttattactagtaatcaaataagaaaattaattacaatagaattttttttttactttttcatataaattatttttaaattacattatattaatcacttttttctattactaaaaacaaatttatttcaACCATCTTTACCAAATGGGAAATGATAGTCGAAGGTCAACTTACTGGTCACAACAgactttcattaataaaataataattttttaatgaaaatgggTGGGCAGGGCCGGCAAGTTGGGCCCCGCCTATCCTTGCTCTTACCAAATAGCAACGTGGACCAGAATTTAATTAAGGGGAAATGATAGTTGGGGCTACAGTaggctttttttaataaaaaagcaaCCTTTTATAATATCAGAAGttgctttttctttaaaaaataaaaagttcctTTTAATGAAAAGGGGCGGACTGGGCCGGCAAGTTGGCCTGCCTATCGTTGCTCTTAATTAAGAAGAGCAAATACGACAACATTTCATGACGATGATAAAGTGATTCGACTCAAACGATAACAGATTAGACTACACTACATTCGACTCGCTCTTGACGATCCCATGGCCTTGGCAATCTCTCTGAGCACAAACTTTTGAACCTTACCGGTAGACGTCTTGGGCAGTTCATCCTTGAAGACCACCGTCTTGGGCACCATGTAGTGCGGCAACTTCGCCCGACAAAATTCAATAATCTCCTTCTCAGTTGGCATCCCATTCCCAGTCGACGTACCGACCTTTAAGCTCACAAACGCACAAGGCGTCTCGCCCCAGAACTCATCAGGCCGAGCCACCACCGCCGCCTCGTTCACCGACGGATGCGCATACAGCACCGACTCCACTTCCACACTGCTCAAGTTCTCTCCGCCGCTTATGATCACGTCCTTCGATCGATCTCTGATCTCCACATACCCATCTGGGTGCATCACCGCCACATCCCCTGTGTAAAACCAACCGTCGTCTCTCATGCTCTTGGAGGTCCCCTCGGGGTCTTTGAGATAACCCAGCATCAAGCACGCCCCTCTCAGTACAAGTTCACCCAGTGTCGACCCGTCCCGTTTCACAGGCGCTCCTGACTCCGTGTCCACCACGTCCACTTCAGTCATCCCAATTGTTCTCACTCCTTGTCTTGCCTTCAGCCTGGCTCTCTCCGAAGCGGGAAACCTGTTCCACTCTCCTTTCCACGCGCATGACAGCACAGTACCACCCGTTTCAGTCATCCCGTACCCGTGACTCACTACGAAACCCAGTGACTCGGCTCTAAGCAGTATGCTCGCCGGTGGTGGCGCCCCGGCGGTGAGAATATGAACCGGGTTTCTGAGCGGTTGGCTGTTAGGAGAGTTTGATAGCATGTTGAGCACGACGGGTGCGCCGCACATGTGAGTCACACCGTGTTTTTCGATCAGACGGTAGATTGTGGGCGCGTCGAATCTACGGAGGCAGACGTTGGTTCCACCAACGGCTGCCATGCCCCAAGGGAAGCACCAGCCATTGGCGTGAAACATGGGCAGGGTCCACAGGTAAACGGGCTGGTTTGGTACCGACCAGTCTACAAGGGAATTAAGGGCTACGATGAATAATCCCCTGTGGCAGTGCACAACACCTTTGGGAGAGGACGTTGTACCGGATGTGTAGTTCAATATCATGGGGTCCCACTCGCTGTCCGGCCGGACCCAGTTGAACTCGGGATCTCCTTTCTCCACCACACCTTCGTAAGTGTCATAGAAATGCACGGCTGATGATGACGGTGCTAATGGGACTTCATCATCCGTGATGAGGATGAGAAGTGGGCGTTGGGCGTGTGGTGGGAAAAAAGTTAAGGCTTCATTGACGAGAGAGCGCGAGAGGCAGTCAACGAAGACGAGCTTTGATTCGCTGTGACGGAGGAGGATTGAAACCATGCGCGCGTCAAGACGGGCGTTGATGGTATTGAGAATAGCGCCGGCCATGGGTACGGCGAAGTGGAGCTCGTACACGGCGGGAACGTTGGGGGCCAGAACGGAGACTACGTGGCCCCGCTTGATGCCGAGCGACGAGATTGCTGAGGCTACTTGGAGGCATCGACGGTGTGTCTGAGACCACGTGTAGGTGGTGTCGTCGTAGGCAATGGAAGGGCGATCACCGTAGACAGTGGCTGCTCTTTCCAAGAAGCCCAGTGGAGTAAGAGGGGATGAATTTGCCGGCCTTGGTT
Protein-coding regions in this window:
- the LOC133859131 gene encoding 2-methylpropanoate--CoA ligase CCL4-like, whose amino-acid sequence is MEELKPRPANSSPLTPLGFLERAATVYGDRPSIAYDDTTYTWSQTHRRCLQVASAISSLGIKRGHVVSVLAPNVPAVYELHFAVPMAGAILNTINARLDARMVSILLRHSESKLVFVDCLSRSLVNEALTFFPPHAQRPLLILITDDEVPLAPSSSAVHFYDTYEGVVEKGDPEFNWVRPDSEWDPMILNYTSGTTSSPKGVVHCHRGLFIVALNSLVDWSVPNQPVYLWTLPMFHANGWCFPWGMAAVGGTNVCLRRFDAPTIYRLIEKHGVTHMCGAPVVLNMLSNSPNSQPLRNPVHILTAGAPPPASILLRAESLGFVVSHGYGMTETGGTVLSCAWKGEWNRFPASERARLKARQGVRTIGMTEVDVVDTESGAPVKRDGSTLGELVLRGACLMLGYLKDPEGTSKSMRDDGWFYTGDVAVMHPDGYVEIRDRSKDVIISGGENLSSVEVESVLYAHPSVNEAAVVARPDEFWGETPCAFVSLKVGTSTGNGMPTEKEIIEFCRAKLPHYMVPKTVVFKDELPKTSTGKVQKFVLREIAKAMGSSRASRM